One genomic segment of Desulfovibrio sp. JC010 includes these proteins:
- a CDS encoding GGDEF domain-containing protein, translated as MLQLLKKKADNLTAPHEDKINILEGPGIGSLIQNVGRLNILYFAIQDFPTLSAMYGPEWADQLENEIRRAITKEGQKSLQHNDFHIFSFNAGEFFLLDPTDTMNNFSLQELAYQAKVNIENSIKSDQIGRTGNNVTVNSGHSSFQAEQTNDKLWSSFLSAIGEARLEAQKSVDISKLELSNEFSDIITGSDIRSHYQPIVNLSDKSIHGWEALARGPQNSPFRSPLTLFDMAEKLGKLFHLEKLCREAAIKAFGDHSPHHKLFLNIHPRTIVDPNFTTGETKLLLDKWGLKPGNIVFEITERHSVKDFKTFRKTLDHYRNQGYLVAIDDAGTGYSGLTSIAEIKPDYIKLDKSFVDNIETNQVNRALIDTFTDFAEKIGGKLIVEGIETQEQALTVTDMGVHLGQGYFFARPQREKPKLTEEALTMRRNSDLVSNTTTYGIPVKNLVEKVESVESDTPVPMVQQIFKDTNSLNSIVVVKNNYPCGLVMEYKLNKHLSGKYGVALYSNKPISSVMDDAPLVVDLETTVEKVSQQAMARSRKRAYDDIVVTFKGQLMGTVSVQRLLDTLAHVQVEVAKGTNPLSGLPGNLDIEKEIDRRMKAKEKYSIIYADLDNFKVYNDTYGFKNGDKIILQISKIVSWASKRHGANGDFVGHIGGDDFVMVTDTAKAERICKSVTRIFKRLVKNNYNEDDAAQGWMEGKGRDGSIAKFPLVSVSLAILDCEPDQNLMEIGEQAASLKKWAKSIEGNCWVRERRRR; from the coding sequence ATGCTACAACTATTGAAGAAAAAAGCCGATAACCTTACCGCTCCTCATGAAGACAAAATAAATATCCTTGAGGGGCCGGGGATCGGAAGCCTGATCCAGAATGTCGGCCGGCTCAATATATTATACTTTGCAATTCAGGACTTTCCCACACTTTCGGCCATGTACGGACCGGAATGGGCAGATCAGCTGGAAAACGAAATCCGCCGCGCCATAACCAAAGAAGGACAGAAAAGTCTGCAGCATAATGATTTTCATATATTTTCTTTCAACGCCGGGGAATTCTTCCTGCTGGACCCAACAGACACCATGAACAATTTTTCTCTGCAGGAATTGGCCTATCAGGCCAAAGTAAATATTGAAAACAGCATCAAAAGCGACCAGATAGGTCGCACCGGAAATAACGTGACCGTAAACAGCGGGCATTCATCATTTCAGGCCGAGCAGACCAATGACAAGCTCTGGTCCAGCTTTCTCTCGGCCATTGGTGAAGCCCGGCTTGAAGCACAAAAAAGTGTTGATATCTCAAAGCTTGAACTCAGCAACGAATTCAGCGATATCATCACCGGTTCCGACATCCGCAGCCACTACCAGCCCATTGTAAACCTCAGTGATAAATCCATTCACGGCTGGGAAGCCTTGGCACGCGGCCCGCAGAATTCCCCCTTCCGCTCTCCGCTGACCCTCTTTGATATGGCAGAAAAGCTGGGCAAACTCTTCCATCTGGAAAAATTATGCCGCGAGGCCGCCATCAAAGCCTTCGGAGATCACAGCCCGCACCACAAACTTTTCCTGAATATCCATCCGCGCACAATTGTCGATCCCAACTTCACCACCGGGGAAACCAAGCTGCTGCTCGATAAATGGGGTCTGAAGCCCGGCAACATTGTTTTTGAAATAACCGAACGTCACAGCGTCAAAGATTTCAAAACCTTCCGCAAAACTTTGGACCACTACCGCAATCAGGGCTATCTGGTGGCCATTGATGACGCAGGCACCGGATACTCCGGTCTCACCTCCATTGCCGAGATCAAGCCGGACTACATCAAGCTGGACAAATCTTTTGTAGACAACATCGAGACCAATCAGGTCAACCGCGCCCTCATCGACACCTTCACCGATTTCGCGGAAAAAATCGGCGGCAAGCTGATTGTAGAAGGGATTGAAACACAGGAACAGGCCCTGACCGTGACCGACATGGGCGTACATCTGGGGCAGGGTTATTTCTTCGCCAGACCGCAACGGGAAAAACCGAAGCTGACAGAAGAAGCACTGACCATGCGCCGCAACTCTGATCTGGTGTCCAACACCACAACCTACGGCATTCCGGTCAAAAACCTTGTGGAGAAAGTAGAGTCGGTTGAATCAGACACCCCGGTGCCCATGGTGCAGCAGATTTTCAAGGACACCAATTCACTGAACAGCATCGTAGTGGTCAAAAACAATTACCCCTGCGGTCTGGTCATGGAATACAAGCTGAACAAGCATCTTTCCGGTAAATACGGCGTGGCCCTCTATTCCAACAAGCCCATTTCATCGGTTATGGATGATGCACCACTCGTCGTTGACCTTGAAACAACGGTTGAAAAAGTATCCCAGCAGGCCATGGCCCGCTCCCGCAAACGGGCTTACGACGATATTGTAGTCACTTTTAAAGGACAGCTCATGGGTACTGTTTCCGTACAACGCCTGCTGGATACGCTGGCCCACGTACAGGTGGAGGTGGCCAAAGGAACCAACCCGCTCAGCGGACTGCCCGGCAACCTCGATATTGAAAAAGAAATCGACCGCCGCATGAAGGCCAAGGAAAAATACAGCATCATCTACGCCGACCTAGACAACTTCAAGGTCTACAACGACACCTACGGATTCAAAAACGGCGATAAAATCATCCTTCAGATCAGCAAAATAGTCTCATGGGCCAGCAAGAGACACGGTGCCAACGGCGATTTTGTCGGCCACATCGGCGGGGATGATTTCGTAATGGTCACCGACACGGCAAAAGCAGAACGTATCTGCAAGTCCGTAACCCGTATTTTCAAAAGACTGGTCAAGAACAACTACAACGAAGATGATGCCGCGCAAGGCTGGATGGAAGGCAAAGGACGGGACGGTTCCATTGCAAAATTCCCGCTCGTATCAGTGTCCTTGGCTATCCTTGACTGCGAACCGGACCAGAATCTCATGGAAATCGGCGAACAGGCCGCGTCTTTAAAAAAATGGGCAAAATCCATCGAAGGAAACTGCTGGGTTCGGGAAAGACGCAGAAGGTAA